TTTTAACATACCTTGTTCTGGTAGGCTAGCAACCTAATCAAGTTGGCCGCAACTTTAACAGTAGCTGGCTGCCCAGCCTGGATTCTGCACAAGAAGTCTAACTTTAGCATCAGCTACCTTGCATGTCAAATATTTAGGTAACCATATACCAGTATTTATCAAAGATATCTGAGTCTCATTTAGTTTATTGATTTCTCCAATGAGAAGATTAAACATTCTTAGGTCATGTATGAAGAACCAACTTACGTGTGTTGGTGGAGGAAATAACGTACATAGTCCGAAATGACTTGTGTATCAGCAGCCTGTGAGAAAATAAAAACAGCAAGAAGTTTACATGTGAAGTGAATAACGTGCAAAAAGGAATGTCCATCTCTGGCACTTAGACTGCAAAGGAGGAATTTCTTGCTACTAAGAAAGTAAAGACAGGGCAGCATAAAAACAGCAACATGAGTATTTACTAGCATGTATATTGTTTAACTGGTTCAGATTCAGATCAACAGTGAAATCTAAGCCACTCTCTAAACTAGGTGCCGTCAAAGATGTGCATTATTAACTTGTCAAGGGACAAACTTAGCAGGATGTTTCTACTTAAACATCTTAATACGACAATAAGTCAATAACATTAGAAAACCACAAGGAAAAGGCTTTCATCTTCAAAATAGATGGGTACTTACAGATCCAGAGCGGCAGACATACACATTGTCTGTCAGCTGAGTAATTTTGTCTGAAGCACGGTTGGCCACATACATTCCTACAAATTAGAGCAGCAAAGAAATATTAAAATTTAGCATAAAAACAAGAATACAACAGCCTAATATCAAATTTATTTGGCGGAAGCAGGAGAAAAAGCATTTTCTGGACTACTTTGACCGACACTACATGAACTTTAAGGAGGCATGTTTTCCAGTAAGAAGacataagttaatcaaaaggataCATGGTTCAAAAAACACCAAAGACATCCTTGAAAGCAAAGTGAGCACATAATCTCATCGTTCATTGTCATCACAACCACtatcatgggctcatggcaaaGACAATTGATTGTATGCTAAACAAGAGTTGGACTATTCTATATTCCATCAATGATCTGACAATCCAAACAGGAAGCAGAGAAGGGCCAACTTCCCCGCAACATCATTCTATCTATCCTACTGCTAGTACCCAAATAAAGTCCTCTAATCTCGCAAGCAATCAAAAACAAAACCAAAAGGCCATCACAGCGGCCAACATCACCAGCTACCTCTCAATTCCCAACGATCCAAGCGAAAACCTAGACCAACCCCATCCCCCGCGCCAAATCAACCCTCGCCCGTGGTAGGATCTCCCGCGGCACACACAGATGGAGAGGCGTCGGATGCCGTACCGGTGCTGGTCCTGGAGTCGGCGCCGAGGATGACGCCGCCCTCGTAGCAGACCCCGATGATAGTGGTCCCCATCCGGTGCTCCCCGGTGGTCGGGGcctctccggcggcggaggaggagcccgggtgcgcggcggccatggcgggcgcGGCGAGATCAGCGGCGAGCACCCTAGTCGGGTCAGgtgaggaggcggagcggagcggagcgagAGGAGGTGGTGTGCTTCGATTCAGCAGCGACGGCGAGAGTTGTATCGTCCTGCCTGGCCTCCCTCGCAAGAAAGAAAAGAGGACacaggagaggaagagagaacaTGTTGGGCTCGTCGGTGTCTTACGAGTTGGGCCGCAACCTGCTCGCGGCGCGGGGTTGGCTAGTTGGGCCGGCCCAGGAAGTGGGATTTAGGTTCATGAGAATCGGAATTGGCCCAATTGGGTGCTTGAAAATcgcgtggccgcggcggcatCAGGAAACAAAATGATCGACAGACCAAAACAGAATGGACCTTGTAGCTGGAACAGTAATAAGAGGCAACTTATATCAAGTTGAAGCAAGTAGAAGCAAAAGGTTGCATAAGCTTATAGATGGGCAACACCCAGATAACCTGTTCTTGTTTCAGTGAAAGGAACTGTTGGGATCCAATGCTCGGTGGTATTTAAGGTTGTTCTTTGAGAAGTCCAGCACAGATGCTCTTGCAATCGGTTTCCTGCAATTTGGGAGTGCACCTGAGGCCAATCCCAATGGAGGTTTCTTCAAGAGTTTCATGACTATTAAATAAcataccacatcagcaaaataCTGACATGGTAAGGTCATTATGAGGAGAAAGGAGAGGGAGTTTCATTATATGTGAGTAGATTTATCACCATGAAATCCAACAGGCACAgttagggcagtcccaacccaaGGCACTAGTCATAGTTTCCATAagctccacatcatcaagaaactGGGACTAGACACTACTCTTCCAATGCAAACATTACTATTCCATACTTGAATTAATACTAATCATCTCTCATTATATCTTGGATGGTGTGTAGAAACTAGGTTTTCATGCAAGACCtaatttccttctctttcttcatttacTTCCTTACCACATCATCTTTTATCCTAGGTGGCAGCTCATTTAATTCTACGGACACCATCCTAAGGGTTGTGACTGCTCTTACCAAGTTCTCAGTCTTGGTAATTGTACTACTGAGTCAGGTCTGTTGCTGACAtcaatgcaatttcgcagaGGTACACAGGTAGTATGCTTCATCGCTTCAGCAATGAATGCCTACTTGCCTAGCGTTCAGGCTCCAGCAAGCAAAGAAAAAAACCACAGGCGAATGCCATCAAAGGTTAAATCAAGTGAGAACCACTGTTTAATTATTGCAAACACTGTTAACCAGAATGTCGAAAGCATCACACTGCTTAATCCAACCATGTACTCACGGTCTCACACATATTATGTACAGACCGTAGTAGTTCCCGTTCCTTCCAGGAATTGAAGTGCTCAAGGCTTCCAGAATTTCTAGTTGAAATCTTTACAACAAATGCTTCTGCTAACCAGAACGCAGCTGTGGATAACATATTAACAGGAATCTGCAGAATAAAGTACCACTATTGTTATCCATGCATCAACACTCCATCTTGATCAGACATTCTAGTTCAGACTTTGCGCTACTTTGTTCTTTGGACACATAGGCAATATAAAGATTCAACACAACGTGCAAAAATAATTCGAGATTAAAGAAAATTACACATCGTACATAGGCACTCTCAACATCCATCTTGATCATGCAATGCAAATTCTTGCTTAACCATCGCAGATGCACTGGCTATGCAGAATGAGAAGCAAGCATCACTGCATCAGCCCACTTCTGGCCAGTAGTTCAAGCAAGTTCGATTACCTGGGTTCTAGATTCTGGTTTCTTCCCATCAATTTCACGTTTGCCTTTATCTTCTGTAGTATCATCCAGTCACAGATTTTCTCACCTACGGAGTCAACGAACTGGAAGTAGCGCATGCTCACTGCCTTGCTGAATATAAGTAGCCACCATACAGCTGCCAATCCAATTCCAAAGCCGACTCCTGAAAATGCATACAACACGACATCGTGGCCATCTGTGTGTTCTTCATGATCAACTGGATTTCCCTTCTGTTCAGAACAGCTATCGGGAACAAGAGGGCTGCAGAGATAGTTGTTGCCTGCATATATGTATGGATCTTGATCACCAAGTGTTTGAAGCTGAGAGCTTGGAGGTACCTTCCCAGAAAGATTGTTGTAAGACACATTGAGGTGGCTTAGCAAGTGCAATGATGCCATGCTCTGAGGAATCACACCAGAAAGCTGGTTCCATGAGAGATCAAGGGACTCCAATGAACCCATACGACTAACTGTCTCTGGGATATGTCCACTGAGGCGATTTCTTGATAGATTCAGGTTCTTGAGTTGCAAAAGAGCTCCAATTTCAAGAGGAATTTCTCCCATTAGTTCATTGTCAGAAAGGTCAATGCTCTTCATCAGATAAAGGATCCTAGAATatattctttcttctcctttagTTGCAATGTATAGACTCTCATTATAATAGACAACACCGTAAGAACCAAAAGTAAAAACCATCAATGGTATAATGGGTTCTGGTTTCTTTGAAGCCATTCCGATGAAGTTTCCAATACTTCGCAGGAGGGGCCCTGAGAGCTTGTTATTGGCAAGATCCAACACTTGAAGTTCTTGGAGTTGTGACAATCCAACAGGAATATTTCCCGAGAACTGATTCGATCGCAGCCTAAGCATTTCAAGGAGTTTTAGACTAGTTCCTATCCATTCAGGTATAGAACCCTTGAAAAGATTCTCTCCAAGATCAAGTAAACGCAACTGGTTGCAAGATCTTAGAGAGGTAGGCAACAGGCCAGATAACCTATTCTTGTTTAAATGCAAGGAAAGAAGTGAAGTAAGAGAGCCGAAGCTCGGTGGTATTTCTCCCTCAAGGTTGTTGTTCGAGAAGTCCAGCCTAACTAATCTTGAGCTTTGCTTCCAGCAATTAGGGAGTTTACCTGATAAACTGTTGTGTGACAGGTATATTACTGACAACCATGCCATGTCGCACAAATACGAAGGTATGCTTCCATTTAGATGATTATTTGACAAGAATGCGAAGCGCAAGTCGTTCCCTAAAATATGGGGCAATGGTCCTGAGAAAGAATTGTTGGAGAGATCCAGCACGTCAGTACTTCTTGGCATATCAGGAATCTGACCTTCTAGTTGGTTTGAATCCAGCCTCAAGAAACGAAGTGACTTCATATGCACCACAGAGGCTGGTAGCTTGCCTGTGAGCAGGTTGTTGGAGAGATCCAAGCTAGAGAGAGACACCAATGAAGTCCCAAGCCAATCAGGCAATGGGCCTATAGTTCTCGTGTTGTGCAAATCTATAGTCTCCATTCTGGTCTGCATCCACAGCCACTGTGGGAACTGAGATTCTAGTGGGCAAGAATGTAGTTTGAGTTCATACAGCTGAAAGGGTGGCACCCAGTTTGCACCCACAGAAATTCTCAAGGAATTAGAGGACAAAACAAGGCTAGATAGCTTGGATAGATTGGCTAGGTGTTCTTCAGATAAGATGCCTTGGAGCAAATTGTAAGAAATGTCAACCTCATTTAAGCGTACAAGCTGACTAATATTGGAAGGTACAGGACCTGTTAATGAATTATAGCTGAGGTCAATTGACAAGAGTCTGCTGAAGGACCCCAGCCATCCAGACAGACTTCCAGATAGATCATTACGCCCAAAGTCGATCGTAATTAGTTTCTTCATGCAGCCCGCCATGGCCTTCCCCAAGTTGTCGATATCACCAACAAGATTGTTATCGGACAAAGATATGATCTGCAAGTTGCACAATCGACCTATTGATTCTGGAATTGCCCCTTCCAAACTGTTCTTGTACAAAAGGAGGTCCGTGAGGGCAGTTAAATTTCCCACAGCTTTAGGAATCGGACCATGAAGCCCACAATAGGCCAACTTGATCTCTGATACAGTTTGTATGCTAGTTAACCAATATGGAAAGGTAGAACTGAAGTTGTTGCTTGACAAATCAATTTTATCTAGAACCGTGAAGTTGGACTGGGATAGAGAATTAAGGTTTGTGGGCGGAAGACTGGTATCAGCCAAATGAAGCTCCTGAAGGGACGCAAGCATGTTTAATGATTCCAGCCAGTCTGTAGCAGCGGAAAGGTTCCACCAATACATGCCAAGGTAAGCCAGTGAAGAAAGGCGAGAGAGCCAAAAAAGGTTATCAACAGAGCTCCTGGAAGTAAAGCTGCCATTAGGAAGAGCTAATATCAAGGTAATTTAGCTTTGACAAGTTTCCCAGTTGAGGGGGGATTTTTCTGCCGAAGTTAGCACCATGCAAGTCAAGATGCCTCAGGTTCTTTAAAGATCCTATGAACTCAGGAATACTTCCACCACCAAAATCATTCCGACTAAGATCAAGGTACATCAGATGAGTTAAATGAACCAGTGACGGACTGATATCACCTGTCAGAGAATATTCCCGACTGAAATTAGGATTGTGGAGGTCGAGCTTGATAATGTGCCCAGTCTTATTGTTACATGTCACACCGTACCAGCTGCAACAATTTAGACCCCTCCATGATGACAGTAAGCCCTGAGGGTCTTTAAGGGTGGCCTTCAAGTCGAATAGCacattcctttcttttcttatacACCTGCTTGCTGCTGTAGTTTTGGTGGACACTAACAAAAGGAGCAACAAAGGGCGCAGTGAAAGGCGCATGATGCTCTTCATGTTCGTAGTTTTGCAACTTGGTGGTGGTTTATATGAGACACAAGGTTTGGAGAAGACCCCAACATTAGCAAGAAAAGATGGTCAGCAATAGCCAGCTCTGTCATATTTCAAATTAGTAGTTAACCATAGTTTGTGGATGTATTTTAAATTCAGGCCTAGTGTAAGCAAGATAAGATTCATTTTTGGAGGAGATAAGAGACCTGAGAAAAGTCTGTCCTATAAAGTATTTCATGGTTGAAGTACCTCACAGTTCCTTACCTTTGAACATTATGGCCGAGCATAATCTATAATCTTTTTCTTGGAGAGGGAAAATGCAACGCTGCCAGATCACACTATCACAGGGTACAAAGTCAACAATGATAAACTGATACAAGCACTGGAATGATTCCTTGCGATTGAATACTGAAATACTATCCAAGTCCGCAATCCTCTGCTTAGTCTAATCTCACCATGCATCATTCTTTATGGGTGTGTTTCATTCTAATCAACTGAGTTAATTATCATGCAAAAAGGTTAATGCATAGAATGGTCACTAGACGATGTTGGCGACATCAAGATTTTGTCAGATAATAATGGAATGAACACAAGCCATCTTTTCTACACTCCTTGTTCTGATAGAACCGTatgcaatatatgattctacacACAAGGAGATAAGCTTTTGATCTATGAGTTTATCTGCCGCCACCCCAATCCCGGAAAAATCATCAAGAAAATGACGCCGACGCACCACACTGCCACAGAAACGAGAATATGCAAGGATTTTGATTTGTGGACCTGAAACAATGGAGGCCCCGGCGCGGCGTCTCTATCCGCGGGTCCGCACGGGCTCTTCCGCCAACTTCCGCGCCTGCCTGCGCGGCCAGGGCCCCGACGACCGCCGTTCGCGGAGTGGAGAATTTGGttgatccgccgccgccgaagagtTTCCTTGTTGAAGCTAGCTCTGGCGGCCGCCTTCCGGAACCGGGTGATGAAATGGATACTGCGCTGACGCGCATTTCCATCTCCATTCTCATGGCCGCCACGGGCGGGGCTCACCGgagctccgccggccgccgccgtgacgACACGGGAGGAAGGTGAAGACTGAAGAGCAGGGACTGATACAAACCATTGTTTTCAAATTAGCCCCGGATTTGATCGCGATCCGAAATTTTACAAAAGTAACCCTTATATTTTACAAATAAGACCTTGGTTTGGATCGCAACTATTAATCacgatccaaatattttcatTTCAGTCCTAATTGGGTCTCGAGTCCCGGCCGACACGGGCGGCTCGTCGACGTGGGCCCCGCccaggcgccaccgccgccggctgcctcaTCCTCGTCGTGGCGGACGGACTCTCAACGGCTGAAGGCGGATCCTTCCGTTGGTCCATCGGGCGTGGGGAGAATGttgctcgccgacgccgaccgaGCCCCCGTCAGAGCGTCGTGTGACCGGCGGTCGCCCGCGCAGCTGCCCTTTCGGAGCCCTGCCGCCGGAGCCAGTAGAGGAGCAGAGAAGCATTGGAGCTTCGCAGGGGGCATCTTCGTCGTCTTCTCCGCGATCTTCGTGGCGCCGCCGTGCCAACGCTACCGACCAGCCAACGCAGGAGCTTCTTCCACACAAGCAACAGGAGCGTTCAGTAAAATCTGAAGCTAAACTTTTGTCAGTGCGAATAAGGATCATGCCAGCACCAAATCTGAATTTGCAGACTACATAATAGAAAGATCGTGCAAAGAGCCAGCCAGTGTGATCGATCAGTCGATCACAGCTCACAAGCTTCCAAGGGGAGCCATGCCTACAGTCCCTGCACCTCGCTCCAATACTTCAGGCAAAATAAAAgcttaatgaaaaaaaatgaatatgTAACAGCATAGCAAGCACTTTACATGGTTAATCAGAAAAGGCTCGCAATGCGAGCACTGAATACTGATGGCTTCCAGAGTTTCAGTTTAAATGATAATATCAGTTTACAAAGTGCCGCTGGTAACCACAATTAAAAGCCATCATCGGCGACATAGGTCTTGATTCTTGTGAAGCCATAAAGGTGAAGTTTCCAATACTTGTGGTACAGGCCCTGAAAGCTTGTTGGTAGCAAGATCCAACACTTGAAGGCCTACCAGTTGTGACAATCCAGCAGGACTACTTCCGGAGAACTAATTTGACCGCAGCCTAAGAAGCATGAGGAATTGCAGAGTATCTCCAATCCTGAAAGTATGGAACCATCACTCCATCAAAGTCGTTCTCTCCAAGATCAAGTAAATTCAAACGATTGCATGAGCTTAGAGAGGCAGGCAAGACTCCGGATAGCGTGTTCCTGCTTAAATGCAAAGAAAAAAGTGAAGTAAGAGAGCCCATGCTCGATGGTATTTCTCCCTCAAGGTTGTTACTCGAGAAGTCCAGCTCAAATAGTCTTTTGCTCTGCTTCCACTGATTAGGAAGTTCACCTGATAAGCTGTTGTTTAACAGGTCTATCGTCCACAACGGCACAACCATTCCATGTCGCAGAAGTACATAGGCATGCTTCCAGTTCCAGACGATTGTTTGACAAGAAAACGAATTGCAGGTCGTTGCCTCCTAGCAGGAGACGTCAATGCAGTCCAAATCCAATCAGGCAAAGGGCCAACAGTTCCTGTGTTGTCAAGCCCAAAACCGTAATATGGCAAAAATGTCAAAACATCCTACCACAAGACCTGAACAGCATAAGCACTACATGAGAAACCCAATTCCATCTCACCAGAGCCCAAGTTTCCCTCCATATAAGACTTTTAAagtaggtactccctccgttccaaattgcaggtcattcCTATTGGAACCTAGTAAAGAcaaaatgacctgcaatttggaacggagggagtagtttggtACAGATGAAATGTAACTGAAGAGACTTGATACTTCCAGTTGATAGAATGTGTTTATCGATCTACAAACATATACACAACAGCCAGCCGTGTGACGTTTACTTTACGATTATTGGAAAAACACAGCAAGGCTACATGGTTTGAAGTCAGCAACAATTAACTGATATCAGCAGTGTGTTGATGATTCCTTGATTAAATACTGAAACGTTGTCCAGGTTAGTCTGATCTGACCGTGTACCATTCCTTATTGGAGTGTATCATTCACAACGAATTTAGTAAAATACCATGCAGtaggatggatggatggaatgAACAGAAACCCACCTGCATAAATTGGTGTTCTTATCGAACCGTCTGAAATCTATAAACAGGTTAACATTTGCTCTATAATCCCATCAAATCGGTAGGATAACGCACAGCACTGCAACAGAAATTGGAACATTTTATCTGTGGGAGCTTACCTGAAGTTAGCGGGAAGACCTGAAACAATGGAAGGCAACGGCGCGGCGCATCCACGTCCAGGTTCGCCGCTCGACGTCCCCATCAGCGTCTCCGCGCGTCGTCCTCCGCGAAAAAAAAATGGGATTGCTCCGCTGCCGATCACTTTGATCCAGGAGTACTGCGGCCTTAGGGTCCCCTTGTTGAAGCTGGTGCCCTCCTGCCGGAACATGGAGACGAAGGGGATCCTAGGCGGAGCGCATTTCCTAGTCTAATCCCGTGGCCGCCTCGGATGGGGGAAGGGCTCaccggagctccgccgccgtgtCGAGGGGAGGGGACGAGAGCGAAGAGGACTAGAGGAGGGGCCCATATACAAAAGTAAACCGTAGTAATTTTTCAGATTAGCCCCTAGACTGGATcgtgactattaatcgcgatccaatatttTGCAAAAAGGACCCTATTTTGGAGCGCGATtaataatcacgatccaaatTAGGATCCTTTATGCAAAATactggatcgcgattaataatcgcgatccaaatttatgcaaattaCCCCCTATCTCGATCGTGATTTTCGCAGATAAGTCCTCCATTAACGGGCAGCTCTTTGGCCACCgcctggccgccaccgccgacgccgccgcgccgtcgcggaCGGACTCACGGCTTCTGGAGGAACCCCTCGCCGACGCGGCCACGATGTTCCTCGCCGTGGTGTCTGGGTacgccctcgccgccgagcGGTCCCGTTCGATCCGCGACGGCCGCCGCCCTGCCCACCCTGTTCTGCTGAAGCAGCGGCGAACTGCTCTTCCTGGCACTCGCACAGCCGCCATGGCTGCACTGCACCCGGCCACCACCATTGCGCCATTCCACTGAAAATGCCTTCCGCTTTCGCATTACATAGCACATCAAACTTAATTCTGAATTTTGTGATCACAATTTCGAGGCTACAGTTCTGAACTTTGTGCAAACACTTCAGTAATAAATGGTTGACACGGTTTAGGCTCCAACAAGGCACATGCATCGAATAGAAAACCGCGATAAAAATGGCATCAAATGGTTGGTGTAAGATAGAAACCGTTCTTCTTCTGACAAGGAACACCGTTCAACTCTTGCCAAAAGCCACTTAACAGTGGCAGTAGGCATAGAGCAACGGTGTTCAGTTCAACAATTCACTTGCACACACATAATGTACACAAGAGTAGGCACCGTTCCTTCTTACAAGGAAAATACTAAAACGACAAGCACAGAAGACTTACAGAATTTCTAGCTTAAAGGATCAGTTACAATAGGTACCACTGCCAACCACAATACAAGTCCAAATATAATGGCATTAAAGCGCGTAAATTACCACTAGTACTAACTATGCACCATATGCCACTCCACTTAAACTAAGTTTCAACACAGGGAAGTATAAAGTTTCAAGACTCCTTGCAAAAAGAATTCAAAGTAGTAAATAAAAAAACATTACACATCATACATGGGCACTTTCAACTTCAATCTTGACCATTCTATGCACATTGTTGCTTAACAATGGCAGATGGTCTCTGCAGATAAGAAGCAAGAGCATCACTGCATCAGCCCACGTCCGGCAAGTAGTTCGAACAAGTTTAATCACCTGAATGCTGGTTTCCTCCCATCAATTTCAGTTTCATGTTCACCTTTATCTTCTGTAGGATCAGCCAGTCACAGATTTTCTCACCTACGGAGTCAACGAACTGGAAGTAGCGCATGCTCACTGCCTTGCTGAATATAAGTAGCCACCATACAGCTGCCAATCCAATTCCAAAGCCGACTCCTGAAAATGCATACAACACGACATCGTGGCCATCTGTGTGTTCTTCATGATCAACTGGATTTCCCTTCTGTTCAGAACAGCTATCGGGAACAAGAGGGCTGCAGAGATAGTTGTTGCCTGCATATATGTATGGATCTTGATCACCAAGTGTTTGAAGCTGAGAGCGGTACCTTCCCAGAAAGATTGTTGTAAGACACATTGAGGTGGCTTAGCAAGTGCAATGATGCCATGCTCTGAGGAATCACACCAGAAAGCTGGTTCCATGAGAGATCAAGGGACTCCAATGAACCCATACGACTAACTGTCTCTGGGATATGTCCACTGAGGCAATTTCTTGATAGATTCAGGTTCTTGAGTTGCAAAAGAGCTCCAATTTCAAGAGGAATTTCTCCCATTAGTTCATTGTCAGAAAGGTCAATGCTCTGCATAAGATAAAGGATCCTAGAGTagattctttcttctcctttgattGTAATGTGTAGACTAGCATTGTAACTCACGATATAACCACTATTAGTAACAGTCATGAATGACGATGTGCTGTACTTTGACTGATGTGAAGCCATCTTAGTGAAGTTTCCGATACTTTGTGGCAGGGGCCCTGAAAGGTTGTTGTTAGCAAGATCCATCTTAGTGAAATTCTCGGCAACAGGATAGTACTCAGCAAAATCTGCCTACGAGACTATGTTTATTGGGTCTACTCGCTTTAGGCCTTGTGAGAGGATTTAGAAAAGTTGGGCCCCGGCAAGTGCAAATTTGGTTGCACACAACAGATATTGGACAGCCGACCGACTTACCAGAAGGGGTCTCCCACATCCTGAACGCTGTCCTCTTTGTGACCAAGTGGATGAAACAATTGATCACTTGCTCGTTTCTTGCGTCTTCACCCAGCAAGTCTGGTTCAGACTGCTTCAAAGTGTGGGCTTGCATATTCTTGCCCCACAACCTGATGAAACTTCCTTTGATGATTGGTGGGAAAAGGTGAGTGAGAGAGTTTCAGGATAGGTCAGGAAAGGGCTAAATTCTATCATCATTCTAGGTGCATGGTCAGTTTGGAATCATCACAATCATTGTATGTTCGATGGAGTTCAACCTGACTTGAATGGAGTTTATAATGTGATAAGAGAGGAGCTGCGTTTATGGGCCAACGAAAGGGCATAGTATGCGCTTACGCTTTCCCACGTCTCGAGCACCTTTCAATATCCAATTTTCTAATATTTATCTGTTTAATTAATCTGAAATAATAAATATGGTTGATTTTGAGTGTGTATACAATTTATATtgaattttatatattttctctTTAGCCGGTGACTTTTTCTCGCGGCTAGAGGTGGGACTTGGACCGTACTATTTATAAACCACTTGAAACACAA
Above is a genomic segment from Setaria viridis chromosome 4, Setaria_viridis_v4.0, whole genome shotgun sequence containing:
- the LOC117852734 gene encoding uncharacterized protein — its product is MYWWNLSAATDWLESLNMLASLQELHLADTSLPPTNLNSLSQSNFTVLDKIDLSSNNFSSTFPYWLTSIQTVSEIKLAYCGLHGPIPKAVGNLTALTDLLLYKNSLEGAIPESIGRLCNLQIISLSDNNLVGDIDNLGKAMAGCMKKLITIDFGRNDLSGSLSGWLGSFSRLLSIDLSYNSLTGPVPSNISQLVRLNEVDISYNLLQGILSEEHLANLSKLSSLVLSSNSLRISVGANWVPPFQLYELKLHSCPLESQFPQWLWMQTRMETIDLHNTRTIGPLPDWLGTSLVSLSSLDLSNNLLTGKLPASVVHMKSLRFLRLDSNQLEGQIPDMPRSTDVLDLSNNSFSGPLPHILGNDLRFAFLSNNHLNGSIPSYLCDMAWLSVIYLSHNSLSGKLPNCWKQSSRLVRLDFSNNNLEGEIPPSFGSLTSLLSLHLNKNRLSGLLPTSLRSCNQLRLLDLGENLFKGSIPEWIGTSLKLLEMLRLRSNQFSGNIPVGLSQLQELQVLDLANNKLSGPLLRSIGNFIGMASKKPEPIIPLMVFTFGSYGVVYYNESLYIATKGEERIYSRILYLMKSIDLSDNELMGEIPLEIGALLQLKNLNLSRNRLSGHIPETVSRMGSLESLDLSWNQLSGVIPQSMASLHLLSHLNVSYNNLSGKVPPSSQLQTLGDQDPYIYAGNNYLCSPLVPDSCSEQKGNPVDHEEHTDGHDVVLYAFSGVGFGIGLAAVWWLLIFSKAVSMRYFQFVDSVGEKICDWMILQKIKANVKLMGRNQNLEPR